A single window of Campylobacter concisus ATCC 51562 DNA harbors:
- a CDS encoding Rrf2 family transcriptional regulator — TLLQIFNAVNDKEKLFKIHSDSPKACPLGGKIERLLTGHFLKAQEALEDSLRSITLQDLLDELINL; from the coding sequence TAACCCTCCTTCAAATTTTTAACGCAGTAAACGATAAAGAAAAACTTTTCAAGATCCACTCTGACTCACCTAAAGCCTGCCCACTTGGCGGTAAGATCGAAAGACTCTTAACTGGTCACTTCCTAAAAGCACAAGAAGCTTTAGAGGATAGCTTAAGAAGCATTACTTTACAAGATCTATTAGATGAGCTTATTAATTTATAA
- a CDS encoding ComEA family DNA-binding protein → MKKIIFSLLAAASTLLAAINLNTATKEELMSLDGIGSSKADAIIEYRKANKFNSIEDIKNVNGIGDKTFENLKSDISVSGTTKIDTTKSKIKSKKDEIKEKVSKKSDEVKEKKDSAKDDSIKEIKDKKEKLKDKAEKKSKAKKEKSKE, encoded by the coding sequence ATGAAAAAGATTATATTCTCACTATTAGCAGCAGCTTCTACATTACTAGCAGCCATAAATTTAAACACCGCCACAAAAGAAGAGTTAATGAGTTTAGATGGTATAGGATCTTCAAAGGCAGATGCAATAATAGAGTATAGAAAAGCAAATAAATTTAACTCAATAGAAGATATAAAAAATGTAAATGGTATAGGTGATAAGACATTTGAAAATTTAAAATCAGATATATCAGTATCAGGCACTACAAAGATAGACACCACAAAATCTAAAATAAAATCTAAAAAAGATGAGATAAAAGAAAAGGTAAGTAAAAAGAGTGATGAAGTAAAAGAAAAAAAAGATAGTGCTAAAGATGATAGTATAAAAGAGATAAAAGATAAGAAAGAAAAGCTAAAAGATAAAGCAGAGAAAAAGAGTAAAGCTAAAAAAGAGAAAAGCAAAGAGTAA